In Deferribacter autotrophicus, the following are encoded in one genomic region:
- the thiL gene encoding thiamine-phosphate kinase → MDEKSLIKKLRNLSKDKSISLNLTDDAAVLQDFIISKDILIENVHFIYRNNLNDIILKAVTSNVSDIAAMGAEAKYLLLGLGLPDYIDDADLLKALEKALDHYKLDLIGGDLSKSALLFISVTIIGRKNKFLLTRKGAKPGDIVFVSRPLGKSIYYLNKELGGDFVTEHYHLEAEVELGKFLGTLPFVTSCTDISDGLGVDLASIADTSKVKIIIDKNKIPVAENISVSTDEILKSGEEYALTFTIDKKYYETFLKIVPKKVYEIGIVEKGSGVFLKTEKDFLEISLYGYLHKT, encoded by the coding sequence ATGGATGAAAAAAGTTTAATAAAAAAACTTCGTAACCTGTCAAAAGACAAATCAATATCATTGAATCTTACTGATGATGCTGCAGTTTTACAAGATTTTATCATTTCAAAAGATATACTTATCGAAAACGTACATTTCATTTATAGAAATAATCTGAATGATATAATCCTCAAAGCCGTCACCTCAAATGTTAGCGACATAGCTGCAATGGGAGCAGAGGCTAAATATCTTTTACTGGGACTTGGCTTACCCGATTATATTGATGATGCTGACCTTTTAAAAGCTTTGGAGAAAGCACTTGACCATTATAAGCTCGATCTAATTGGTGGTGACCTTTCAAAATCAGCATTACTTTTCATCTCTGTTACAATCATTGGGAGAAAAAACAAATTTTTACTTACAAGAAAAGGAGCAAAACCCGGAGATATAGTTTTTGTATCTCGCCCTCTTGGAAAATCCATTTATTACTTAAACAAAGAACTGGGAGGAGATTTCGTTACAGAACATTATCATCTTGAAGCTGAAGTAGAGCTCGGTAAGTTTCTGGGGACTTTACCTTTTGTTACAAGTTGTACAGATATTAGTGACGGACTTGGAGTAGATTTGGCATCTATTGCTGATACAAGCAAAGTAAAAATTATAATTGATAAAAATAAAATACCTGTTGCTGAAAACATTTCAGTATCAACAGATGAAATTTTGAAATCTGGCGAAGAATATGCACTCACTTTTACCATCGATAAAAAATATTATGAAACGTTCTTAAAAATTGTTCCGAAAAAAGTTTATGAAATAGGTATTGTAGAAAAAGGCTCAGGAGTTTTCTTGAAAACTGAAAAAGATTTTCTTGAAATATCCCTATACGGATACCTACACAAAACATAA
- a CDS encoding NAD(P)/FAD-dependent oxidoreductase translates to MEKVVIVGGGPAGRVVVHSLYAAKKEYDVVLIKDEEINVNRCSVPYGIVDKKPVEKYCISDSLITEFGAKLVIDTVVEINKEENFVVTEKGQKFNYDYLLLATGSKPIILPIPGIDLDNITSVRSKADLERLRKYAKEYKKCVVVGGGYIGVEVAVVLKKLGLDVTIVEMLPHILLATMDDDFAEIIENHVKEKGINVMTGAKVVEFAGSEGKVKQVILENGERIDADFVIVSVGVVPNTELAEKSGIEVSKFGVVTDDYLRTSVENIFAAGDCAEKKSFITKKPTRGEFGTNAVFMSKVVGANIQGKNVIFPGVINANASTAFEYSFGSAGLIQKMAEKEGLDIVVGESEVLDMYPMMDGVDKIKTKLVFDRKTGKLIGGSVLRKGHCTANNVDFISFAIQMGATIEDIMKYQYATHPELAAKPSDNTYMFAARDALSKM, encoded by the coding sequence ATGGAAAAAGTTGTAATCGTGGGTGGTGGCCCTGCTGGAAGAGTGGTTGTTCATTCTTTGTATGCAGCGAAAAAAGAGTATGATGTGGTGTTAATAAAAGATGAAGAAATTAATGTAAACAGGTGTTCTGTTCCTTATGGAATAGTTGATAAAAAACCGGTGGAAAAATATTGTATTTCTGATTCTCTTATTACTGAATTTGGAGCAAAGCTTGTTATTGATACTGTAGTCGAAATAAATAAAGAGGAGAATTTCGTTGTAACTGAAAAGGGGCAAAAATTTAATTATGATTATCTTCTTTTGGCTACAGGTTCAAAACCTATTATCCTACCCATTCCGGGGATTGATTTGGATAATATAACATCAGTACGTTCGAAAGCAGATTTGGAAAGGCTGAGAAAATATGCAAAAGAATATAAGAAATGTGTTGTTGTAGGTGGTGGATATATTGGTGTTGAAGTTGCTGTGGTGTTAAAAAAATTGGGTCTTGATGTGACGATAGTGGAGATGTTACCTCATATATTGTTAGCCACTATGGATGATGACTTTGCCGAGATAATAGAAAATCATGTAAAAGAAAAAGGTATAAACGTGATGACAGGAGCAAAAGTTGTTGAGTTTGCGGGTAGTGAAGGGAAAGTAAAACAGGTTATTTTGGAAAATGGTGAGAGAATTGATGCTGATTTTGTCATTGTTTCGGTTGGTGTTGTTCCAAATACCGAATTGGCTGAAAAATCAGGTATAGAAGTTTCAAAATTTGGTGTTGTGACCGATGATTATTTAAGAACAAGTGTGGAAAATATTTTTGCTGCGGGAGATTGTGCTGAGAAGAAATCTTTTATTACCAAAAAGCCTACTAGGGGTGAGTTTGGCACAAATGCTGTTTTTATGAGTAAGGTTGTAGGAGCCAATATCCAAGGTAAAAATGTAATTTTTCCTGGTGTAATAAATGCAAACGCATCCACTGCTTTTGAATATAGTTTTGGCTCTGCCGGATTAATTCAAAAAATGGCTGAAAAAGAGGGGCTGGATATTGTTGTAGGTGAATCTGAAGTTTTAGATATGTATCCGATGATGGATGGAGTGGATAAAATTAAGACGAAATTGGTTTTTGACAGAAAAACAGGAAAATTAATTGGTGGTTCGGTGTTGAGAAAGGGGCATTGCACTGCTAACAATGTGGATTTTATCTCTTTTGCAATCCAAATGGGAGCCACCATCGAAGATATTATGAAGTATCAATATGCTACGCATCCCGAATTGGCTGCAAAACCTTCTGATAACACTTATATGTTTGCAGCAAGGGATGCTTTAAGCAAAATGTAG
- a CDS encoding proline dehydrogenase family protein: MGLLNFLISKSIMYIPGPIVGLFAKSYIAGPNLYDAVKVTHEMNNKNMMATIDILGEFISTKDEAKYFKERCIEILDTIDKEGLDANLSLKPTQMGLLLDKQFAFDNIREIVAHAKSLNNFVRIDMEDSPCTDDTLEFYRKLREEFPGHVGTVLQAYLRRTPDDIEKLSDGPLNFRLCKGIYNEPRKIAYKDPYIINRNYTYCLEKLFQKRAYVGIATHDEKLVFEALRLIEKYDYKKDEYEFQMLLGVDEELREIIVSAGHRLRVYVPFGKDWLPYSRRRLKENPNIGRHALRQLLGLHGN; encoded by the coding sequence ATGGGATTGTTGAATTTTCTCATTTCTAAATCAATTATGTATATACCAGGCCCCATTGTGGGCCTTTTTGCAAAAAGTTATATTGCAGGTCCAAATCTTTACGATGCAGTTAAAGTTACACATGAAATGAATAATAAAAACATGATGGCTACAATTGATATACTTGGTGAGTTTATTAGTACTAAGGATGAAGCAAAATATTTTAAAGAGAGATGTATTGAAATACTAGATACCATAGATAAAGAAGGACTTGATGCAAATTTATCCCTTAAACCAACTCAAATGGGGCTTCTCCTTGATAAGCAATTTGCTTTTGACAATATCAGAGAAATCGTGGCACATGCAAAATCGTTAAACAACTTTGTTAGGATAGATATGGAAGACTCCCCATGTACAGATGACACCCTTGAATTTTATAGAAAATTACGTGAAGAGTTCCCAGGACATGTGGGTACCGTTTTACAGGCTTATTTGAGAAGAACTCCTGATGATATTGAAAAACTGTCTGATGGCCCATTGAATTTCAGATTGTGTAAAGGGATATACAATGAACCGAGAAAAATTGCATATAAGGATCCGTATATAATTAACAGAAATTATACTTATTGTTTAGAGAAACTGTTTCAAAAGAGAGCTTATGTAGGGATTGCAACTCATGATGAGAAACTTGTATTTGAAGCATTACGCCTTATCGAAAAATATGATTACAAAAAGGATGAGTATGAGTTTCAAATGCTTTTAGGTGTGGACGAAGAGTTAAGGGAAATTATTGTATCTGCTGGTCATAGACTTAGAGTATATGTACCTTTTGGAAAGGATTGGCTTCCTTATTCCAGAAGGAGATTAAAAGAGAATCCAAATATTGGCCGACATGCTTTAAGACAGCTATTAGGCCTCCATGGGAATTGA
- the pruA gene encoding L-glutamate gamma-semialdehyde dehydrogenase, protein MFLFNNSIVKIPYPENEPVYSYAPGTKERELLKEAINELKSQKIEIPLIIGGKEVRTGKLAKVVCPHDHGHVLAEYHQAGEKEVKMAIEAALEAWKEWQKFRWEERAAIFLKAAELLAGKYRYILNAATMLSASKNVFQAEIDSACELIDFWRFNTYFMQQIYTDQPPYSPKPTWNYVQHRPLEGFIFAVTPFNFTSIGGNLPTAPAIMGNVVVWKPASTAVYAPYFIMKLLKEAGLPDGVINFIPGPGSVVGNLVLKDPNLAGIHFTGSTEVFQNMWKVVGENIKNYKYYPRIVGETGGKDFVFAHSSADVKKLVTALVRGAYEYQGQKCSAASRAYIPKSLWKDVKELMVEEIKSIKIGNPEDFTNFFNAVIDEAAFENIKSYIDYAKESNEAEIIVGGGCDKSVGYFIEPTLVETTNPKFKLMEEEIFGPVLTVYVYDDDKYEETLELCNSTSPYGLTGAIFGEDRKAVSVALEKLEYAAGNFYVNDKPTGAVVGQQPFGGSRASGTNDKAGSYLNLIRWVTPRTVKENFDAPEDYRYPFMSEE, encoded by the coding sequence ATGTTCCTGTTTAACAACAGTATCGTTAAGATACCTTATCCGGAAAACGAACCAGTTTATAGTTATGCTCCTGGAACTAAAGAGAGAGAGTTATTAAAAGAAGCAATCAACGAGTTAAAAAGCCAGAAAATCGAGATACCATTAATTATTGGTGGTAAAGAAGTAAGAACTGGTAAACTTGCAAAAGTTGTTTGTCCTCATGATCACGGGCATGTTTTGGCTGAATATCATCAAGCTGGCGAAAAAGAAGTGAAAATGGCAATTGAAGCTGCTCTTGAAGCTTGGAAAGAGTGGCAGAAATTTAGATGGGAAGAAAGAGCAGCAATATTTTTGAAAGCTGCTGAATTGTTAGCTGGAAAATATAGATATATTCTCAATGCAGCTACAATGCTTTCAGCTAGTAAAAACGTTTTTCAAGCTGAGATTGACTCTGCGTGTGAATTAATAGATTTTTGGAGATTTAACACATATTTTATGCAGCAAATTTATACAGACCAGCCTCCATATTCTCCAAAACCAACATGGAATTATGTACAACATAGACCACTTGAAGGGTTTATCTTTGCAGTGACTCCATTTAACTTTACATCAATCGGTGGTAATTTACCTACAGCGCCTGCTATTATGGGTAATGTAGTTGTTTGGAAACCAGCATCTACTGCAGTGTATGCTCCTTATTTTATTATGAAACTATTAAAAGAAGCTGGGCTTCCTGATGGAGTTATCAACTTTATCCCTGGTCCTGGTTCTGTTGTGGGTAATCTTGTATTGAAAGATCCAAACCTTGCAGGAATCCATTTCACTGGAAGTACAGAAGTATTTCAAAACATGTGGAAAGTAGTGGGTGAAAATATCAAAAATTATAAATATTATCCAAGAATTGTTGGTGAGACTGGTGGTAAAGACTTTGTTTTTGCTCATAGCAGTGCAGATGTTAAAAAACTTGTTACAGCGCTTGTAAGAGGTGCTTACGAATATCAAGGACAGAAGTGTTCTGCTGCATCAAGAGCATACATACCTAAATCACTCTGGAAAGATGTAAAAGAATTGATGGTTGAAGAGATTAAATCTATCAAAATTGGTAATCCAGAAGATTTTACAAATTTCTTCAACGCCGTAATTGATGAGGCAGCATTTGAAAATATTAAATCTTATATAGATTATGCTAAAGAGTCTAATGAAGCTGAAATAATTGTTGGCGGTGGTTGCGATAAATCTGTGGGTTATTTTATTGAACCAACCCTGGTTGAAACCACAAATCCTAAGTTTAAACTGATGGAAGAAGAAATTTTTGGTCCTGTATTGACTGTGTATGTGTATGATGATGATAAATATGAAGAAACATTGGAGTTGTGTAACAGTACATCACCTTATGGTTTGACTGGAGCAATTTTTGGAGAAGATAGAAAAGCTGTTAGTGTTGCCCTTGAAAAACTTGAGTATGCTGCAGGTAACTTCTATGTAAATGATAAACCGACAGGTGCCGTAGTAGGACAGCAGCCTTTTGGTGGTAGTCGTGCTTCCGGTACAAATGATAAAGCAGGTAGCTATTTGAACCTTATTAGATGGGTGACTCCAAGAACAGTTAAAGAGAATTTTGATGCTCCTGAAGACTACAGATATCCTTTTATGAGTGAGGAATAA
- a CDS encoding ABC transporter ATP-binding protein: protein MLKLEKVHTKYGHIEALKGIDLHIKEGEIVTIIGANGAGKTTTLNTISGILKPAAGKITFLNEDITNLSADKIVAKGIIQVPEGRQIFANLTVYENLLMGAYLRKDKVEVEKDLKKVYELFPRLEERKNQLGGTLSGGEQQMLAIGRALMSRPVLLLLDEPSLGLAPIIVENIFEIIKEINSQGTTILLVEQNAHLALSIAHRGYVMETGRIIMEDDAKALLNNEEVKKAYLGM from the coding sequence ATGCTTAAGCTTGAAAAAGTTCATACAAAATATGGTCATATTGAAGCCTTAAAAGGTATTGATCTTCATATTAAGGAAGGCGAGATTGTTACGATTATTGGTGCAAATGGAGCTGGTAAAACAACAACATTAAACACAATTTCTGGTATTTTAAAGCCAGCTGCTGGAAAAATTACGTTTTTAAATGAAGATATAACAAACTTATCTGCTGATAAAATTGTTGCAAAAGGTATTATTCAAGTGCCTGAAGGTAGACAGATTTTCGCTAATTTGACAGTTTACGAAAATCTTTTGATGGGTGCATATTTGAGAAAGGATAAGGTTGAAGTAGAAAAAGATTTAAAAAAGGTATATGAGCTTTTCCCGAGACTGGAAGAAAGAAAAAATCAGCTTGGCGGAACTCTTTCCGGTGGTGAACAGCAGATGCTTGCCATTGGTAGGGCTTTGATGAGTAGGCCTGTGCTTTTGCTTTTGGATGAACCAAGTCTTGGTCTAGCACCGATTATTGTAGAAAATATTTTTGAAATTATCAAAGAGATTAACTCTCAAGGGACAACGATACTCCTTGTTGAGCAAAATGCACATCTTGCCCTTTCCATTGCCCACAGAGGCTATGTGATGGAAACAGGACGTATAATCATGGAAGATGATGCAAAAGCTCTCCTGAATAATGAAGAAGTAAAAAAAGCTTATCTTGGTATGTAA
- a CDS encoding ABC transporter ATP-binding protein: MSNVILELKNVCMYFGGLKAVDDVSFEIKENEIMSLIGPNGAGKTTIFNVVTGVYTPTSGEILFRGKLLNKYKPHEITKLGIARTFQNIRLFKQLTVLENVILAMHCRRKLNVFHSVLRLPYFYRELKKTVMKAEEFLDYMGLLGKKDEKAENLPYGEQRKLEITRALATGAELLLLDEPAAGMNPQETTDLMRLIEKIREDLNKTIFLIEHDMKMVMGISDRIVVLDYGKKIAEGLPEQIRNNKKVIEAYLGKEVANA; the protein is encoded by the coding sequence ATGAGTAATGTTATATTAGAATTAAAAAATGTTTGTATGTATTTTGGTGGTTTAAAAGCTGTTGATGATGTAAGTTTTGAAATTAAAGAAAATGAAATCATGAGTTTGATAGGGCCCAATGGTGCTGGGAAGACAACTATTTTCAATGTAGTTACAGGAGTTTACACACCAACAAGTGGTGAAATATTATTTAGAGGGAAATTATTAAACAAGTATAAACCACATGAAATCACAAAGCTTGGGATTGCAAGAACATTCCAAAATATCAGGTTGTTTAAGCAGTTAACAGTTTTAGAAAATGTAATACTTGCTATGCATTGTCGCAGAAAATTGAATGTTTTTCATTCAGTTTTGCGCTTACCCTATTTCTATCGTGAATTAAAGAAAACTGTTATGAAGGCTGAGGAATTTCTAGACTATATGGGTTTATTAGGGAAAAAGGATGAAAAAGCTGAAAATCTTCCTTATGGTGAGCAAAGGAAGTTAGAGATTACAAGGGCACTTGCTACAGGAGCTGAGCTATTACTTTTAGATGAACCTGCAGCAGGTATGAACCCTCAAGAGACTACTGATTTAATGAGATTGATTGAAAAGATTAGAGAAGATTTAAATAAAACGATTTTTTTAATTGAACATGATATGAAAATGGTGATGGGAATTTCTGATAGGATTGTAGTGTTAGATTACGGTAAAAAGATTGCCGAAGGTTTACCTGAGCAAATACGTAATAATAAAAAAGTTATTGAAGCATATCTTGGTAAAGAGGTTGCAAATGCTTAA
- a CDS encoding branched-chain amino acid ABC transporter permease: protein MDLLSFLQNDYFLQIATMTCINIVIVLGLNLITGVTGQLSLGHAAFMSLGAYSSALLALKLNMPFWVCVSFGTLFAGVMGALLGIPILRLRGDYLAIATLGFGEIVRVVILNTPFAGRALGLYAIPQYTTFIIALVAVIVGIIFMYRFENSMHGLALRSIREDEIAAEMMGVNIARYKILAFAIGSAFAGLGGSLYAHFLTYINPNDFGFMKSIEQLCMLVLGGMGSITGAAAGAIVLSTVPELLRFASEYRMVTYGVVLIVMMVFRPQGLFGKIRVNV from the coding sequence ATGGATTTGTTATCATTTTTACAGAATGATTATTTTCTGCAAATAGCTACAATGACATGTATTAATATAGTTATTGTTCTTGGACTCAATTTAATTACAGGTGTGACAGGGCAGCTTTCTTTAGGTCATGCTGCGTTTATGAGTCTTGGTGCTTATAGTTCTGCTCTGTTGGCATTAAAATTAAACATGCCTTTTTGGGTGTGCGTGTCCTTTGGTACTCTATTTGCCGGTGTGATGGGAGCATTGCTCGGTATTCCTATATTGAGATTAAGAGGTGATTATTTGGCGATTGCAACACTGGGATTTGGAGAGATTGTTCGTGTTGTTATTTTAAATACTCCGTTTGCTGGAAGAGCTTTAGGACTTTATGCTATACCTCAGTATACAACATTTATTATAGCTCTTGTTGCCGTTATTGTTGGAATAATTTTTATGTATCGTTTTGAAAATTCTATGCATGGATTAGCACTTAGAAGTATCAGAGAGGATGAGATTGCTGCTGAGATGATGGGGGTAAATATTGCTCGCTATAAAATTTTAGCATTTGCAATAGGTTCTGCATTTGCAGGATTAGGTGGTTCTTTGTATGCACATTTTCTAACATATATCAATCCAAACGATTTTGGGTTTATGAAATCAATAGAGCAGTTGTGTATGCTTGTACTTGGTGGGATGGGTAGTATTACTGGGGCTGCAGCAGGTGCTATTGTTTTGAGTACTGTTCCTGAATTGTTAAGATTTGCTTCTGAATATAGGATGGTAACCTACGGTGTAGTTTTAATTGTTATGATGGTTTTTAGGCCTCAAGGGCTGTTTGGTAAAATTAGAGTAAATGTTTAA
- a CDS encoding branched-chain amino acid ABC transporter permease, producing the protein MLEIIIKQLLNGLTVGSVYALIALGYTMVYGIIKLINFAHGDIYMVGAFLGLIAATVLVKNFVVVLVFAMMGSAILGVLVEKVAYKPLRNSSRISALISAIGASIIISNTVVLINGPQREAYPKLFPNITFTVGDISVSLLQMFIILVSIGLMYGLYYIVHNTKMGIAMRAVSQNLNAARLMGINPDKVISFTFAIGSSLAAAAGVLVGTYYTAIDPMMGLLFGLKAFVAAVLGGIGSIPGAMFGGIVLGLAEVLGVAFISPSFRDAIAFGILIFILIVKPTGLFGSTAKEKV; encoded by the coding sequence TTGTTAGAGATAATTATTAAACAGCTATTGAATGGTTTAACAGTTGGTAGTGTTTATGCTCTTATTGCTCTTGGTTATACTATGGTTTATGGAATTATTAAGCTGATTAATTTTGCTCATGGCGATATCTATATGGTTGGTGCTTTCTTAGGACTTATTGCTGCAACTGTTCTTGTTAAAAATTTTGTAGTTGTTCTTGTTTTTGCTATGATGGGCAGTGCTATTTTGGGTGTTTTAGTAGAAAAGGTTGCGTACAAACCATTGAGAAACTCTTCAAGAATTTCTGCGTTAATTAGTGCTATTGGTGCTTCGATTATTATATCAAATACAGTTGTTTTAATTAATGGCCCACAAAGGGAAGCATATCCAAAGCTTTTTCCAAATATTACTTTTACTGTAGGTGATATTTCAGTTTCATTATTGCAAATGTTTATAATTTTGGTTTCAATTGGCTTAATGTACGGCCTTTATTATATAGTTCACAATACAAAAATGGGTATTGCTATGAGAGCAGTATCCCAAAATTTAAATGCTGCAAGACTTATGGGGATTAACCCTGATAAAGTGATAAGCTTTACTTTTGCAATTGGTTCATCACTGGCTGCTGCAGCAGGTGTTTTAGTAGGAACTTACTACACCGCTATTGATCCGATGATGGGATTACTTTTTGGATTAAAGGCTTTTGTTGCAGCTGTTTTAGGTGGAATTGGAAGTATTCCAGGTGCTATGTTTGGTGGTATTGTTTTAGGATTGGCTGAAGTGCTTGGAGTTGCTTTTATATCTCCATCATTTAGAGATGCAATTGCATTTGGTATATTAATCTTTATTTTGATTGTAAAGCCTACTGGGCTATTTGGCTCTACTGCAAAAGAGAAGGTATAG
- a CDS encoding ABC transporter substrate-binding protein has translation MKKLLLLILSFVLVISFSLFAKSKELTIGVVGPETGNLAVYGTKTLDGIMLAVDEINAAGGVNGKRLRVVHYDDRGDKAEAAAATQRLINRDRVCAIIGEPTSGATFVIGPIANRAKVILISAGATAKGVTDGKPFVFRDTLLDSDGAPATLKFIMDKFGWKNFALITSVNNDYSVGLSGIFKDAAKKYGANIVVEQTVSDGDTDFSAQITAIKPHNPDAIIFTGYYPEGSLIMLEARKQGLKAPMVGGDGLLAPDLWKVGGDSVLGSIVYAGFSPQAKAENVQNFVKKMKERGKEADMFSAQGYDAVYLLVNAMKKAGLTSCTDVKQRIKMRDALAATKDFMGVSGKMSFDKEGNAKKVPFIQMVDKKDGKYYFKLLNE, from the coding sequence ATGAAGAAATTATTGTTATTAATATTGAGTTTTGTTTTAGTAATTTCTTTCTCACTTTTCGCAAAAAGTAAAGAGCTTACCATCGGTGTAGTAGGTCCTGAAACAGGTAACCTTGCTGTTTATGGTACTAAAACACTTGATGGAATTATGCTTGCAGTTGATGAAATTAATGCTGCAGGTGGTGTAAATGGTAAGAGGTTAAGAGTTGTTCACTATGACGATAGAGGTGATAAAGCTGAAGCGGCAGCTGCAACTCAAAGATTGATAAACAGAGATAGAGTATGTGCAATTATTGGTGAGCCTACTTCAGGAGCTACATTCGTTATCGGACCTATTGCTAACAGAGCAAAGGTTATATTAATTTCTGCTGGTGCTACAGCAAAAGGTGTAACAGATGGTAAACCTTTTGTTTTCAGAGACACATTGCTTGATAGCGATGGTGCTCCAGCTACACTTAAATTTATCATGGATAAATTTGGATGGAAAAATTTTGCATTGATAACATCAGTTAATAATGATTATAGTGTTGGTTTGTCAGGAATATTTAAAGATGCTGCTAAAAAATATGGTGCTAATATTGTAGTTGAGCAGACAGTTTCCGATGGTGATACAGATTTCTCAGCTCAAATCACAGCTATCAAGCCACATAATCCTGATGCTATTATTTTTACAGGTTACTATCCAGAAGGTTCATTAATTATGCTTGAAGCAAGAAAACAAGGTCTTAAAGCTCCTATGGTAGGTGGTGATGGTCTTCTTGCTCCAGATCTCTGGAAAGTTGGTGGTGATTCAGTATTGGGTTCAATTGTTTATGCTGGTTTTTCTCCTCAAGCAAAGGCTGAAAATGTTCAGAATTTTGTGAAAAAGATGAAAGAAAGAGGTAAAGAAGCGGACATGTTTTCTGCTCAAGGGTATGACGCAGTTTACCTTCTTGTAAATGCAATGAAGAAGGCAGGTCTTACAAGCTGTACTGATGTAAAACAAAGAATTAAAATGAGAGATGCACTTGCTGCAACAAAAGATTTTATGGGTGTTAGTGGAAAGATGAGCTTTGACAAAGAAGGTAATGCAAAGAAGGTTCCATTCATTCAAATGGTTGACAAAAAGGATGGAAAATATTATTTCAAACTCCTTAATGAATAA